GCCACGCTGCCGGCATCCGGGGCGACGATGGAAGTCGCGCCCGGGGTGCGCTGGATCCGCATGGGGCTGCCGTTCGCGCTGAACCACATCAACCTGTGGCTGCTGCGGGACGAGATCGACGACCCGAGCGGCAAGGTGCAGGGCTGGACCGTGGTCGACTGCTGCGTCACGCGCGAGGAGTCCAAGGCGCAGTGGGAACAGGTGTTCGCGACGCAACTGGAGGGCCTGCCGATCCTGCGCGTGATCGTGACCCACATGCACCCGGACCATATCGGCCTGGCGTGGTGGCTCTGCGACTTTTGGTCCGCGCCGCTGTGGATCAGCGCGACCGACTACAACACCGCGTTGCTGGGCACGCAGCGCACGATCGGCTTCGGCGGCGCCAGCGCCGCGCGTTTCTTCGCCGCGCACGGCCTCGCGGACCCGGCCGTGCTGGAGGCGATCGCCGCGCGCATGAGCTACTACCCGAGCATGGTGCCGTCGGTGCCGGCGAGCTTCCACCGGTTGATGGATGGCATGGAATTGGTCGTCGGCGGGCGCGCCTGGCGCTGCATCGCCGGCTACGGCCACGCGCCCGAGCACATCGCGCTCCACTGCGCCGAACTCGGCGTGCTGATCGGCGGCGACATGATGCTGCCCGGCATCTCGACCAATGTCAGCGTCTACGACGTCGAGCCCGAAAGCAACCCGCTGGCGCAGTTCCTCGATTCGATCGACAGGTTCCGGCTGCTCGCCGCGGACACGCTGGTGCTGCCGTCGCACGGCAAGCCGTTCCGGGGGCTGCACCGACGCATCGATCAGTTGCACGCGCACCACCGCGCGCGGCTCGCCGAGGTGCTGGCCGCCTGCCGCGAGCAGCCGCGGCATGCGGCCGACATCCTGCCGGTGATGTTCAAGCGGCCGCTCGACCTGCACCAGACCACGTTCGCGATGGGCGAGGCGCTCGCGCATCTGCACGCGCTCTGGTTCGATGGACAGCTGAAGCGCGAGCTAGGCGCCGACGGCATGCTGCGCTTCGCGGCGGCGTCGCCGGCCGACCGGGCCGCAGCAGCCGCGCCGGCCGATGCGGCCCGGTAACGGCGGGCTCAGGTGCGAGGCGTGAAGCCGTCGCCGCTCCACGCCTCGCTGCCGACCCCGTGGTGCACGAAGAACAGGCCCTCGGGGTCGTAGCGGGCCTTGATTTGCGCCAGCCGCGGGTAGTTCCCGCCCCAGAACTGCTGCTGCCAGTTCTTCTCGAAGTAGTCGCTCTCGGCGAAGTACGAGCCGCCGGCGCCCGGCAGCTCGCGCAGCCGCGCGATCGCGCGCGCCACCCGCTCACGGCGCTGGTGCGCACGCTGCAGGTCGGGCTCGCGGCCGACGGCGCCCGGGTACACAT
This genomic interval from Burkholderiaceae bacterium contains the following:
- a CDS encoding MBL-fold metallo-hydrolase superfamily, producing MAPSDSSPIHSNAIRRLPAALPSVNPLERELDYPFGATLPASGATMEVAPGVRWIRMGLPFALNHINLWLLRDEIDDPSGKVQGWTVVDCCVTREESKAQWEQVFATQLEGLPILRVIVTHMHPDHIGLAWWLCDFWSAPLWISATDYNTALLGTQRTIGFGGASAARFFAAHGLADPAVLEAIAARMSYYPSMVPSVPASFHRLMDGMELVVGGRAWRCIAGYGHAPEHIALHCAELGVLIGGDMMLPGISTNVSVYDVEPESNPLAQFLDSIDRFRLLAADTLVLPSHGKPFRGLHRRIDQLHAHHRARLAEVLAACREQPRHAADILPVMFKRPLDLHQTTFAMGEALAHLHALWFDGQLKRELGADGMLRFAAASPADRAAAAAPADAAR